The Agromyces mangrovi genome contains a region encoding:
- a CDS encoding oxygenase MpaB family protein, translated as MNRRSVLTLGAALGFAGAAVPGAAWAWSPAGSVAGSGAGLDPQQVWDPEIDQIMASIVDNGQVAQVNDAMRNWVHNWQPVPSALPTDLRNYFTESTKLPDWADWWKLRRAADFHRRMDSYLFFIYGVGGGIMSTVIPREAKSVYWSKGGADMQDRAAKTFAFGYDLTDKDAFEWSGEFKVTANKTRIVHAAVRHLLPQSPHWQAVADEQIPISNGDILVTFHSTGTFAHKMLKQWGVPMSSYDEASFLHAWQVALHYLGVQDEYIPATWDEAHAQADATLTPILGWTPEGQDLAEVLLGLTAQIDLGVTRGSSTSSCATCSATRSATGSACSATRRRRRSSRRAGRCTSSSARASSRSCRRRSACSTSS; from the coding sequence ATGAACAGACGTTCCGTCCTGACCCTCGGAGCCGCGCTCGGCTTCGCGGGCGCAGCAGTCCCCGGCGCGGCCTGGGCGTGGTCCCCGGCCGGGTCCGTCGCCGGCAGCGGTGCCGGCCTCGACCCGCAGCAGGTCTGGGACCCGGAGATCGACCAGATCATGGCGTCCATCGTCGACAACGGCCAGGTCGCGCAGGTCAACGACGCCATGCGCAACTGGGTGCACAACTGGCAGCCGGTGCCGAGCGCCCTGCCGACCGACCTGAGGAACTACTTCACGGAGTCGACGAAGCTGCCCGACTGGGCCGACTGGTGGAAGCTCCGCCGAGCGGCCGACTTCCACCGCCGGATGGACAGCTACCTCTTCTTCATCTACGGGGTCGGCGGCGGCATCATGAGCACCGTCATCCCGCGCGAGGCCAAGTCGGTGTACTGGTCGAAGGGCGGCGCCGACATGCAGGACCGCGCGGCGAAGACATTCGCCTTCGGCTACGACCTGACCGACAAGGATGCGTTCGAGTGGTCGGGTGAGTTCAAGGTGACCGCGAACAAGACCAGGATCGTGCACGCCGCGGTGCGCCACCTGCTGCCGCAGTCGCCGCACTGGCAGGCGGTCGCCGACGAGCAGATCCCGATCAGCAACGGCGACATCCTGGTCACGTTCCACAGCACCGGCACGTTCGCGCACAAGATGCTGAAGCAGTGGGGCGTGCCGATGTCGTCCTACGACGAGGCGTCGTTCCTGCACGCGTGGCAGGTCGCGCTGCACTACCTCGGCGTGCAGGACGAGTACATCCCGGCGACGTGGGACGAGGCGCATGCGCAGGCCGACGCGACGCTCACGCCGATCCTCGGTTGGACACCGGAGGGGCAGGATCTCGCCGAGGTGCTGCTCGGCCTCACCGCCCAGATCGACCTCGGGGTCACCCGGGGTTCCTCAACGAGTTCGTGCGCTACATGCTCGGCGACGAGATCGGCGACTGGCTCGGCCTGTTCCGCGACGAGACGTCGAAGAAGATCATCGAGGAGGGCTGGCCGCTGTACATCAAGTTCCGCGAGAGCCTCATCCCGATCATGCCGACGACGTTCCGCATGTTCGACAAGTTCGTGA
- a CDS encoding NADP-dependent oxidoreductase: MPRAVMIERRGSVEGLAVREVERPDPGPGQVRVRVEAAGLNPVDWKIIERDAAWQAYAADLALPVGNGNDLAGIVDAVGPGVTRWAIDDEVLGGARFHAQADFALVAEDALVARPAALTWEQAGALDIVARTAAASVRQVAPQPGETVLVSAAAGGVGVLAAQLVARHGATAIGTASDDNHEFLRSIGVVPVAYGDGMVERIRSIAPGGVDAVLDNHGRATLQAGLDLGVAPARMNTIADRPFAAEIGATGVGGANARDGDLADIVALIADGELAFPVDTVFPIERVVDAYRHLQAGHLRGKVVLVTE; encoded by the coding sequence ATGCCCCGTGCCGTGATGATCGAACGTCGTGGATCCGTCGAGGGCCTCGCCGTGCGCGAGGTGGAACGGCCGGACCCTGGGCCGGGACAGGTGCGGGTGCGGGTCGAGGCCGCGGGCCTCAACCCCGTGGACTGGAAGATCATCGAGCGGGATGCCGCGTGGCAGGCGTACGCCGCCGACCTCGCGCTGCCGGTCGGCAACGGCAACGACCTCGCCGGCATCGTCGACGCGGTCGGGCCGGGCGTCACCCGGTGGGCGATCGACGACGAGGTGCTGGGTGGCGCGCGCTTCCACGCGCAGGCCGACTTCGCGCTCGTGGCCGAGGACGCGCTCGTCGCCAGGCCCGCCGCGCTCACGTGGGAGCAGGCCGGCGCGCTCGACATCGTCGCCCGCACGGCGGCGGCGAGCGTGCGCCAGGTCGCCCCGCAGCCGGGCGAGACCGTGCTGGTGAGCGCGGCAGCGGGCGGCGTCGGCGTGCTCGCCGCGCAGCTCGTCGCCCGCCACGGCGCGACCGCGATCGGCACCGCGAGCGACGACAACCACGAGTTCCTGCGCTCGATCGGTGTCGTGCCGGTCGCGTACGGCGACGGGATGGTCGAGCGCATCCGCTCGATCGCGCCCGGCGGCGTCGACGCGGTGCTCGACAACCACGGGCGCGCGACCCTGCAGGCCGGTCTCGACCTCGGCGTCGCCCCGGCGCGCATGAACACCATCGCCGACCGCCCGTTCGCCGCCGAGATCGGCGCGACCGGCGTCGGTGGTGCGAACGCCCGGGACGGCGACCTCGCCGACATCGTGGCGCTCATCGCCGACGGCGAGCTCGCGTTCCCGGTCGACACGGTGTTCCCGATCGAGCGCGTGGTCGACGCCTACCGTCACCTGCAGGCGGGCCACCTGCGGGGCAAGGTCGTGCTGGTCACCGAGTAG
- a CDS encoding DedA family protein, with amino-acid sequence MDAAWIEGLTGSPWLLPALFALVVGDAFLVVLPSETAVVALGALSASTGSPSALLVVPVAAAGAATGDLLCYLIGRRIGPDRWRWQREGRVGRAIERVRATVHRRTAVLVFTARYVPFARIAVNLAAGAGRVPLRRYLPLSAAAGLAWAIYNVAIGGLVGSALREQPLLAVAISIPIAIGLGLLVDRAVAIVAARRSHRKVNEESSSELE; translated from the coding sequence GTGGATGCCGCGTGGATCGAGGGCCTCACCGGGTCGCCGTGGCTGCTGCCGGCGCTGTTCGCGCTGGTCGTCGGCGACGCGTTCCTGGTGGTGCTGCCGAGCGAGACCGCCGTGGTGGCGCTGGGCGCCCTCTCGGCCTCGACCGGCTCGCCCTCCGCACTGCTGGTCGTGCCCGTCGCGGCGGCCGGAGCCGCGACCGGTGACCTGCTCTGCTACCTGATCGGCCGGCGGATCGGCCCCGACCGCTGGCGCTGGCAGCGCGAGGGGCGCGTCGGCCGCGCGATCGAACGGGTGCGCGCGACGGTCCACCGGCGCACGGCGGTGCTCGTCTTCACCGCCAGGTACGTGCCGTTCGCGCGCATCGCGGTGAACCTCGCCGCGGGGGCCGGTCGGGTGCCCCTGCGCCGGTACCTGCCGCTCTCCGCGGCCGCGGGCCTGGCGTGGGCGATCTACAACGTCGCGATCGGCGGCCTCGTGGGAAGTGCGCTGCGCGAGCAACCGCTGCTCGCCGTGGCGATCTCCATCCCGATCGCGATCGGCTTGGGACTGCTCGTGGACCGCGCCGTCGCGATCGTGGCGGCGCGTCGGTCGCACCGAAAGGTGAACGAGGAATCCTCATCCGAGCTGGAGTGA
- a CDS encoding thioredoxin family protein, translating to MATVALTLDTFEKTILEGGTVFVDFWASWCGPCLQFGPNYEAASNDNPDLTFAKVDTEDQQQLAAAMGITSIPTIMAFKDGIGVFSQAGALPRPVLDDLISQVRDLDMDQVREQLAQQESELTPAES from the coding sequence ATGGCTACCGTCGCGCTGACCCTGGACACCTTCGAGAAGACCATCCTCGAAGGCGGCACCGTCTTCGTCGACTTCTGGGCCAGCTGGTGCGGCCCCTGCCTCCAGTTCGGCCCGAACTACGAGGCCGCGTCGAACGACAACCCCGACCTGACCTTCGCGAAGGTCGACACGGAGGACCAGCAGCAGCTGGCCGCCGCGATGGGCATCACGTCGATCCCGACGATCATGGCCTTCAAGGACGGCATCGGCGTCTTCTCGCAGGCCGGTGCGCTTCCCCGCCCCGTGCTCGACGACCTCATCTCGCAGGTGCGCGACCTCGACATGGACCAGGTGCGCGAGCAGCTGGCCCAGCAGGAGTCGGAGCTCACGCCCGCCGAGAGCTGA
- a CDS encoding DUF5302 domain-containing protein has translation MGSDDETPQGASDETKRKFREALERKKQQAEGRGEAHLDGESAVHDAHGPATHQREFRRKSG, from the coding sequence ATGGGTTCCGACGACGAGACTCCACAGGGCGCGAGCGACGAGACCAAGCGCAAGTTCCGCGAAGCGCTCGAGCGCAAGAAGCAGCAGGCCGAGGGCCGCGGCGAGGCGCACCTAGACGGCGAGTCGGCCGTGCACGACGCTCACGGCCCCGCGACGCACCAGCGCGAGTTCCGCCGCAAGAGCGGCTGA
- a CDS encoding LLM class flavin-dependent oxidoreductase — MQFGIFTVSDITQDPTTGHTPSEAERIRATLTIAKHAEEVGLDVFALGEHHNPPFWSSSPTTTLAAIAGATSTLQLSTATTLITTNDPVKLAEDYAMLQHVSDGRADLMLGRGNTGPVYPWFGKDIRQGLPIAMESYELLRRLWREDVVDWEGKFRTPLQGFTSTPRPLDGVPPFVWHGSIRTPEIAEQAATYGDGFFANHIFWPAYHTQRMVQLYRQRFEHHGHGTAAQAIVGLGGQVFMRKNSQDAVDEFRPYFDNAPVYGHGPSLEEFSSQTPLTVGSPQQVIDRTLGFRDYVGDYQRQLWLIDHAGLPLKTVLEQLDLLGEEVVPVLRREFAKNRPAEVPDAPTHASLVRATYGDAAPRQAVPNANRGDNLTVGSPYQDAVPAAPTGSAFGLAATRGGAR, encoded by the coding sequence ATGCAATTCGGAATCTTCACCGTCTCCGACATCACCCAGGACCCGACGACCGGACACACCCCGTCCGAGGCCGAGCGGATCCGGGCGACGCTCACCATCGCCAAGCACGCCGAGGAGGTGGGCCTGGACGTCTTCGCGCTCGGCGAGCACCACAACCCGCCGTTCTGGTCGAGCTCGCCCACCACGACGCTCGCGGCCATCGCGGGCGCCACCTCGACGCTGCAGCTGTCGACCGCCACCACGCTCATCACCACGAACGACCCGGTCAAGCTCGCCGAGGACTACGCGATGCTCCAGCACGTGTCCGACGGCCGCGCCGACCTCATGCTCGGCCGCGGCAACACCGGGCCGGTCTACCCGTGGTTCGGCAAGGACATCCGCCAGGGCCTGCCCATCGCCATGGAGTCGTACGAGCTGCTGCGCCGCCTCTGGCGCGAGGACGTCGTCGACTGGGAGGGCAAGTTCCGCACCCCGCTGCAGGGCTTCACCTCGACGCCGCGCCCGCTCGACGGCGTGCCGCCGTTCGTGTGGCACGGCTCGATCCGCACCCCCGAGATCGCCGAGCAGGCGGCCACGTACGGTGACGGATTCTTCGCGAACCACATCTTCTGGCCCGCGTACCACACGCAGCGCATGGTGCAGCTGTACCGCCAGCGGTTCGAGCACCACGGGCACGGCACCGCCGCGCAGGCGATCGTCGGCCTCGGCGGCCAGGTGTTCATGCGCAAGAACTCGCAGGACGCCGTCGACGAGTTCCGCCCGTACTTCGACAACGCGCCGGTCTACGGGCACGGCCCGAGCCTCGAGGAGTTCAGCTCGCAGACACCGCTCACCGTCGGCAGCCCGCAGCAGGTCATCGACCGCACGCTCGGCTTCCGCGACTACGTCGGCGACTACCAGCGCCAGCTGTGGCTCATCGACCACGCCGGCCTGCCGCTCAAGACCGTGCTCGAGCAGCTCGACCTGCTCGGCGAGGAGGTCGTGCCGGTGCTGCGCCGCGAGTTCGCGAAGAACCGCCCCGCAGAGGTTCCGGATGCCCCGACGCACGCGTCGCTCGTGCGCGCGACGTACGGCGACGCCGCTCCGCGCCAGGCCGTGCCGAACGCCAACCGCGGTGACAACCTCACCGTGGGCTCGCCGTACCAGGACGCCGTGCCCGCGGCGCCGACCGGCTCCGCCTTCGGCCTCGCGGCCACCCGGGGAGGTGCACGATGA
- a CDS encoding FMN reductase has product MTTRIVVVSAGLSTPSSTRQLADRLTADAVAMLRERGADVEVQVFELRDLAHDITNHLLMGFAPPKLQAALDAVAAADGLIAVTPIFTTSYSGLFKSFIDVIDPQALTGLPVLLGATGGTPRHSLAIDYAIRPLFTYLHAVPATTGVFAATSDWGDGDGVRSLPDRVARAAGEFADLVARTDRSGLVNDPFALDRPVGHLLGGLAGE; this is encoded by the coding sequence ATGACCACGCGCATCGTCGTCGTCTCGGCGGGCCTGTCGACGCCGAGCTCGACCCGGCAGCTCGCCGACCGGCTGACCGCCGACGCGGTCGCCATGCTCCGCGAGCGCGGCGCCGACGTCGAGGTGCAGGTGTTCGAGCTGCGCGACCTCGCGCACGACATCACCAACCACCTGCTCATGGGCTTCGCGCCGCCGAAGCTGCAGGCCGCGCTCGACGCGGTCGCAGCCGCCGACGGGCTGATCGCGGTGACGCCGATCTTCACGACCAGCTACTCGGGCCTCTTCAAGTCGTTCATCGACGTGATCGACCCGCAGGCGCTCACCGGGCTGCCGGTGCTGCTCGGCGCGACCGGTGGCACGCCGCGGCACTCGCTCGCGATCGACTACGCGATCCGTCCGCTCTTCACCTACCTGCACGCGGTGCCCGCGACCACGGGCGTGTTCGCCGCGACCAGCGATTGGGGCGACGGCGACGGCGTGCGCTCGCTGCCCGACCGCGTCGCACGTGCGGCCGGCGAGTTCGCCGACCTCGTCGCGCGCACCGACCGGAGTGGTCTGGTGAACGACCCGTTCGCGCTCGACCGGCCGGTGGGTCACCTGCTCGGCGGGCTCGCGGGGGAGTAG